Part of the Uloborus diversus isolate 005 chromosome 9, Udiv.v.3.1, whole genome shotgun sequence genome is shown below.
ttttaatgCAGTTGTGATACTTTTTGTATACTTTTATCGATTTATTATAATAGGTAATAGAAAAACAGaggtaatagaaaaaaaaatcataaagtcgtttatttttttctttatcatgaGAAGCcacaataaaatatgttttttacatGCACAAAGGTAATTTGTTGTTAAACAGCTACATATTAATTAAACTTTGTAATGAAAGGGTTCGAAAGAATGGCTACTAGGCTAGAAaggagactttcagatttagattatgatgccagaatttaatgttttaattcgCATATCCAAGAGTTAAAGGGCATGTGATtccattgtttaaatttttcattaaaaaatattttaatatcctggaaagtcatggaaaaaagattaacaaatttcagacctggaaaagtcatggaaaattgatattttcatcaaaagtcatggaaattaatTTAGAGTTATGGGAAAATGTCTTGGACAGTAAtcaagtaacagtagctaaaaaaaGGATTAGAAATCTCGAGATATTTAATAGTATTGCTACTTTGTTGTGTGTGCCACACTAGTAAAANNNNNNNNNNNNNNNNNNNNNNNNNNNNNNNNNNNNNNNNNNNNNNNNNNNNNNNNNNNNNNNNNNNNNNNNNNNNNNNNNNNNNNNNNNNNNNNNNNNNAGAGGAATGGCGTTTTTGCATACACTTGATCCACTGATTCCCCGCCTTTATTTAAGCAGCAAACATGTTATGGTGAGATATATTTTTTGATCACATATTCCATATtgttgaaattattacttttttgttcTGTTCCATAATTTTCTGATTATGTTGAATCATCCATTCTTGCATTCtacaaaagtattttatcttaTATTTCTTGTTTGGTATGTTCATTAAAACTATCTCATTTTATCAGATGCATTTGTTCTGTATTTGCAATTctgtgtttgtaattttttgactttGTCACTCATAAATCTGCTTAACCTTAAGAAATCAATATCAAATTGATGCTAATGTGTCAAAACTACTTAATTGTGAGCTCCATAGAATAGTCTTTAAACATTTTCATGCCCCAACCTCTCTTTTTCACATTTTACCACCTGCACTGGCAATAAAATCAAATTTGCATACCAAAAGTCAACTGCCATTGAGTTGAtcagcatttatatgtttctgcCACTAGAcagttaaagtttgaaaatcttaCCATTTTAGAATCTTTTTATAtgtaattttcttattattcTTGTATTAATACTATGAAATCCCTCCATTTCTTCTATCCATACTATTCGATACTCATCCAACTTGTTCAAGTAAAAGTGGACTTGCCATTTGTACGCTTCTCCATGGTTCAGACAGTGAAACTTATAGGGTTTTGTTAAGGCTACGGAAATGAGCCAACAATTAAAGAACTCTGAGAATTGAGCAGGGATTAGCAAAATGAAGTGGTTGCAAAACTTTCTTCAGATGAACAAAAAAGTAGTAAGCAAAGTAGGGCAGGAAGCATCACAACACTGCTGTTGTCAACAGGATCATCTACTCATTCAAGAGCAATGTTactgaccatttttgaaaaattccgaaGAATCCTCAAACATTTTTAGAGAAGGAATCCCAAAATTCATCTGGTGCAAAAAGACATAAAAGAAATAAACGCCCGAAAGAGAGAAAACACCTGAATGTTACCTGATATTTTTATGGTTGGCAAATTCCCTTCCAGACAGTAATATCAACATCCTTCACTCTAATTTCCACATGCTTCGAATTCCATCAACTCACCTTATACAAGCATAgtataattaagattttatttatatatttcatgtACAGTGCTCCCCACCCAGATTCTCCTCTGCCTCTGCACAACATTAAATGACTTGTTTTcaacaaactgaaaaatgatTTCTTCATATAGTATTGCGTATTGCGTAAAAAGTTGGGAGTAAAAAGTTAAGTTCCCTgcgcaataaaagtaataaaatccaTAATTCATTGCCTCGGTCTGTTGGAGTGGCTTGTTTTCGTGTAATCACTGGACATGACTAATAGCAAAAACATCTGCATAGAATTGGAGTAAAAGATTCGCCCTGTTGTCCTCTGTGTCGCCAGGGTGAAATGGATTGTGATCGTCTCTGAAACTGccccattatttttttaagtttttaaatgacaACTCTAAGGATGCtaaattttattcacattattGTTCACCTTCTTCTTCTTACTTGGCTGCTCATTGATTAATGGCAGAAATGCCACAGACGCTTGTAGGATAAAAGGATATATATACAGTATTGTGCATAGTGTTTATTGTTTTCCATATGTTTAAATAAACACTCATCTGTGATCTGGAATCCAAATTACAATatatcttatttgaaaaaatgattcTCCATACGTAGAAATCACCTTTCAAACAAGGTGTGCGCTAATAGACAGGTTCCGCTCTTTACTTGTTTTCAACAGCTCTATTGCGTTTTCTAGTTTTTCATTTCCAATGCTATGTCATTGGTATTTCTTGTAGCAATATGATCGTCAACTGTCATATATACTGCTATACACAaggccagattaaggcatgggcacatggggcacGGGCCCAGGTCACCAACATTTCGGGGGTCCCAAATGTGTagctaaagtttttttaaaatgaagcaaaacCAAATTGCACCATAGCAAAAGCAAATATTAAGTCTAGAAAAACAATTCTATATAAAATTATAACCTCTTTCCGAAAGCTCAAAGTCACTACAAgccttatattatattttattacattttaattgttatgtaagagatatttttaatatttattttctattgcTTACCAGGAAGTTCAGAAACGTctcttattataatatttttgcaatttataatgaACTGTAAAACATTACCATACTTAGTGTTGCTGCAATAAACACTTAGGtctcaaaatatttcataaatacaGTCAACGTTCCTTATAACGACCTCTTTCGTCCAAACAGAATTGGTTGATATATAATGAGAGGTCGATATATCGCAAGTGTACaagatattgtttattttttagacttttaaaaaatactagaaCATCTTTTGTAAGTCATACTTTATTCTAAAGCAGAATGTAAAGACTAACAAAATGGTAAATAATTGCAGATACAAAATAAGTAatactgaaattaatttaaattagctTTAAAGCAATATATTTAGCAGCGAAATACCCTGAAAATAACCAACAGAAATCAGTGTtagtttattcagtaagttactgccctatagccatggctaaggcagaaatacatgcaaTACGTTGCCAGCTCAGCCAGCAGTCCtgggctggaattgactgagctggcagtgtatttcaagTGTTAGTTTAGtttatagttttttcattttaacaaaatgttgattttgctggaatttttttttttttaatattgttttctaTCTTGAGTATTTAAATATTGTAGTAGCTTTCcacttttttgacttttttataaaaaaatttccaaaatgtcTTACTGTTTTTGAACGTTTTCAACAATTGTTTGACTctttcatcatcaaaaaaaatttttcagataaaatactttttcttcagaaacatgaaattgtttttaaacatttttcaaatacataGTCTTGAAAATTACAATGAAGTTGAAACTTAATTTTGGACGCTATATTTAAATGAAAGATTCCGTTTggacattaaaataacattacatCTATGGAACAGCAAACAGGACTTAATGCATTGGTCGTGTTTTAACGGAAGGGTCACAGTGACAGGAAGTCATTCTAAAGGGCGTTTACTGTATCTACCATAAGGTAGGGGGATGAATGAGGTTGTGAGCACTAAATAAAGTTTGTGCCCAGTATCCTCAAAAGTGTTAGTCAGGCCCTGGGCTATACATCTAAGACAAAAttctaaattgtttaaattagttTGTTTTGAACATGGATGTTTTCTTTCTATGCATTGTTTCTCTACATTAAAtgttatatatttatgtatttggtTTAGATTGATGATGATCTCACTGCGAGGGTAAATATGGCTGATGCAAAGTTCTCTTTCCAAGAAAAAGGGAAAATGTATAGCCCGGCATGGATGTCACCTGAAGGTAATTGTGCAGTACCTTTATTAAATACCTCAATGTTTACTTCATTGTAAATTCTGAGCTTTACTGAAGTACTAATATAGTGTTGAAAACCaaaggtttttttcatttgtttttctttctcttgttTTTATTATGCCTTTCATGAAttcaaatatatgttttaaatgtgaaataTTGCTCCAGATAAAATAAGGAAGAGGAAATATTTGAGTTGCAGATGATTTTAACATTAGAGTTAGAGTTGacgttttttataaaaaaaatttgatttttttctatttatttaatttttatagaataaaaactaaataattacattataattttttgtcCATTAAATAATCTGAAATATTGTGTAAATAATGATTATCTCTGCAAAAGAAAAGATTGccaaatagttttcatttttctttatagtttaattattattattaatgttgttGCTTCCAAtttgttttaaaggaaaaagatttaaattttaggtaatttgcaaatttactgaaatttaagtaagcaattttcaaaaatttggatCAAGTTTTGGGGGAAAACTTGATGTCTgaatttgacataaaaattttacaatatgagagtgcacaaaatgtttaaatagttATATATTGCCAACTTCTCTGCTTCTGAAAAAAACATGATCTCCTTAAAACATAAAACTTGGAAGTGAGGCTCTCCttcacttaaaaatttttaattttactcctGCTTTTGTAATGTTTTTCATGAGTGTCATCTTGGTTACTTGAAGGGGTAGTTTTATTGGGTTCATGTACGGAAAAGTCTTATGTCTAAAACCCTTTTAACTAATAGTTTtctattcaaaattattattattttaatcagtCAAGTTATTCTATACTAAAATTTCTGCATTTATCCTTTTTGAAATATTCTCCCACTGCATTTAAGAAATGCcttgcttttatttattgatcTTCAAATTTGTATGTACTTACTATCAGTTCATATGGCTTGTTAAATGCATTAACTGAAATTTCAAGGCTAAAACAGATTTAACAATTATCAAAAGTAACCTTTGGCAACACCCCCCATTATACTAAATACCTATTgcatttgcctcaaaaagtgaACTTCCATTAACGCTCGCATTGGCTTCTGGTATGGAGGACAGTGCTACCTAACAACAATCAAACGATAGCATTGCTATGGGGATGGAtccaaataatttaaatattcccCTCCTGAATATTcatatatgataatttttaatgCAGCGCTAACCAGCGGCCATCCAACAAAGGCATTGCTATGGCAATGGAtccaaaatattcaaatcaaattgtttattggttaatttctgaatttaaattttggaattgaaCAATTGTTAATTTCTTCACTATTAATTTCCAATACCCTTGATAGATGGCAGTGACCTCCATACCAACATTTACTGGTCCTAGTTCCCTCGTTTTGGGTTCTTTTTTGCTGTATGTAAAAAGCAAGAAAGCAGTAGACATTTAGTATTACGGCGGCGTTGCCTCCTTGTAATAAATTTCGGGTTAAATTCATTTCCTGccagaaatgaatttaaaatgaaaatacagcTGAGAGAAATAGTCAAAACTACATCAAGCCTAAAATAGATCCAACAGTTACATAGACCTTCTGACACATACAGAGTTTATATATTTAATGGCTTAATTTGTTTGTTTGgtggatttttgattttttaaattttttatttaaaaacttaacattaaattttaatattcaaaaatattgattttggcaatgtttgaagAACAAATAAGAACTTTTTGGTGAAAATTCGTTTGAGTGAATTCGTGATACACATGTAATGAAAAAGTGCCACCTTGATCACTCTTCTCCGGGCTTTTGTTAGCTTTCTTAATCTACATACAAAAGTACATATCTTTTGCTGAAATTTATCCTTTCaccttaacccattaatgccggtttcgaaaaaaacaaactgtgataattttattagcatttatttattttatgtctagtaagtgcattatatacaaatttaatttttcccgttaaattttctatttttaattttatggtagATTTTTCTGCCAACCGGCGTTTGTATGGTGTGAGCacattttgtttgcaaattttacatttattgtttgattgcaataattgcattgactaccacttataattatttataattgtagaatattacttacacttacataaaagagttttctaattacaatttcatttatttcaaaagaaaaaagaaatgtgttcattttgtaaaataaaattttatgaaatatgaacttgaaaaaatcgatactaaaaatgtagtaaaatttcgaattgaatatatttttaaccgaATATTTATGCATCACAATCTTCTCGGAATGAATAGCGaatcttcttttcaaaaagtcTGGAACATTCCCCATTCTTTTACAGCACTTTgcagaaattgccccccccccccccccccaaaaaaaagtgacctccacatttttttttttttttttttgcaacaatttctaTACCGTATTCTTCTACGGATCAAAAAGGTCTATCCGACAGATGCACTTGCTATGTGTTTCAATAACTACGATAttggaataataaaattatttttctctaaagCATCTCATTTACTGCTTCATTCACATCATGTCCTGAATACTTTATTGCTTGTAATTGCTACTGCAGTACTGCCGTTCCATTTTACAGCATCATCTTTATTGCAGCATTACCACATGCTGTTCTTGGTTGATTGTGTGtgtatttcttcatttcatttcttgaacccAATGGAACATACATTTGTATACTCTTTCAATGTATAAGTTGAAAGAATATCATTTAGCacaggaataaaagtaaaaaattgcccatAATGGCATGCATTTCCTCTGGTACTtaggttcttattatttttccatactataccaatatactatacaaatactataccaatactaatattttatgctatacCAATTCGTCTAGGCGACGCAATatggtaccgaaaaaaataaaagtccgtATTACGAGAATAACACCCACAGCTTATATTCAAATCTAATCGAATTTCCTCTTATCAGCTTTTTGCGGCCATGACGTCCATAATAAATTAACAacactactaaaatacttaaaaaatcttttaaaaatatcacttatttgtacaaattttagattaaaaactTCATTTGCCCAAAGCAAGACAGTGACTACATATTCGCCGGTTGGTACAATTTTCTACcattgaaagtaaaagagaattcATAACACaaaacaaagataaaaacaacgttttaaaagtatatctgaatcaaatacactgttacaattatggtacaatttttaaacctttttgaaattactaaaatacctgcaaaacttgcattttactttttgacggaAGACGAATGCTTTTGTAGTTAtgatttattcaagttttaagcCTACTGTTGCGACCGTTGTTAACAAAGatacagtaaacatattttttcccctttttgtgattatttactATGTAAAATGTACAGCTATTGGTGAGATAGCATCATGTGAGgacgaattataatttttttcccggttggtatatttttgtaccaaccGGCATGAATGGGTTAATACAACATAACGTTTATGTATTGCAATGCATTAAGAATTCaggctttaaaagtttttttttttttttattctatttcattttttattaaaactcttGCAATATTTGCTTAACTAGCCCTTCAAAAGAAGCAAGAAGACATCAATGTTAAAGCTGCTGACATGTGGAGTTATGCTATATTGTTGTGGGAACTAGCAACCAGAGAAGTTCCATTTTCTGATCAATCTCCTATGGAAATTGGAATGAAggtaaaacttatttgtacaattttcataaatttctgatattattttgtatgaatttttcttttatgttttagtttaaaacaggatatttgaataaatttgagacattgaaaacattaaaagaacCGTCATCATAATCGCAAATTCTGATCCGAAAATTATGCTTGTTGTGAAGGAGCTCCAGAATAAACTTTGAACTTTCTAGAACTGTTCTAAGAAAAAAGCTAAAGGTAGTGAAGATAACTCTTTTAAAAGGTGTAATACctatattttatgagaaaattatTATACATACcgttttagatcattttaacacatttagttacGAATCTGGGCGTTTGGGTAGAAGATAGTCCGTAATTTAGGATTGTTGAGTTgattgagttcaaagtaaatgcagcatctCTCAAGATTGAAATGCTtcgctttttttacttccttttacaaaaaaggaagtattgtattcgcgaaaaaattttcactcaaaaatcgcccttaatttccattttgctcacccccaaatgaatgttgagtttttttttttcgattcgaccacatgcggaaaagtgcctaagaatgtatagacacgcgaaatatccattttgaccatcaccgaggtaattacaacgacttttctcgtgacgtctgtatgtatgtgcgtatgtatctcgcataactcaaaaatggtatgtcctagaaagttgaaatttggtacatagactcgtagtggggtctagttgtgcacctcctattttggttg
Proteins encoded:
- the LOC129230086 gene encoding integrin-linked protein kinase-like, whose product is MAFLHTLDPLIPRLYLSSKHVMIDDDLTARVNMADAKFSFQEKGKMYSPAWMSPEALQKKQEDINVKAADMWSYAILLWELATREVPFSDQSPMEIGMKIALEGLRITIPPGISQHMSRLIRICMNEDPGKRPTFDLILPILEKMKQ